From the Bacteriovorax sp. Seq25_V genome, one window contains:
- a CDS encoding peptidylprolyl isomerase, translating to MVKFKFFAVLLLTFQIFANTKVLMKTTKGDIELELFDTKAPITVKNFLSYVNDGFYNGTIFHRVIDNFMIQGGGFDINLKQKDTKAPIKNEATNGISNTNGTIAMARTSVVDSATAQFFINVKDNTFLDNSGTSPSQYGYAVFGKVTKGMSVVNAIKKVQTSRNGGMGDVPVQNIIINSMTVLK from the coding sequence ATGGTTAAGTTTAAATTTTTTGCAGTACTTTTATTAACATTCCAAATTTTTGCTAATACAAAAGTTTTAATGAAAACAACAAAAGGTGATATTGAGCTTGAATTGTTTGATACAAAAGCTCCAATTACAGTTAAAAACTTTCTTTCATATGTTAACGATGGTTTCTACAATGGAACAATTTTTCACCGCGTAATTGATAATTTTATGATCCAAGGTGGTGGTTTTGATATTAACTTAAAGCAAAAGGATACGAAGGCGCCAATAAAAAATGAAGCAACAAATGGGATCTCAAATACAAATGGAACAATTGCAATGGCGAGAACAAGTGTTGTTGATTCTGCAACAGCTCAATTCTTTATCAATGTTAAGGATAATACTTTTCTAGATAACTCAGGTACTTCTCCATCTCAGTACGGTTACGCTGTATTTGGTAAAGTGACAAAAGGAATGAGTGTTGTAAATGCGATTAAAAAAGTTCAAACAAGTAGAAATGGTGGAATGGGAGATGTGCCTGTTCAGAATATTATCATCAATTCTATGACTGTTCTCAAGTAA
- a CDS encoding Type 1 glutamine amidotransferase-like domain-containing protein: MNLVLYGGGHEWENDHLDLEAISLTGKKSPSFTFIPAGSYESEIEFRALIKQYQQFGVKRFLQFSIDVDFDQTLKDEAFNSDIIHLGGGNTYYFLKYLRSKGMLAELKRFVKNGGVLTGLSAGGILMTPTIDTAGFPEFDCDDNEENLKNLKALGLVNFEFFPHYRNSKRYDKELLAHSTKIKRPLYACPDGSGISVNGKSLKFHGKVYCFFEGKKITVSR; this comes from the coding sequence GTGAATCTCGTATTATATGGAGGTGGTCATGAATGGGAGAATGATCATCTTGATCTAGAGGCGATTAGCCTTACTGGAAAGAAATCACCAAGTTTTACTTTTATACCTGCGGGCTCGTACGAGTCTGAGATTGAGTTTCGTGCGCTAATAAAGCAGTATCAACAATTTGGAGTGAAAAGATTTTTACAATTTTCAATCGATGTTGATTTTGATCAGACACTTAAAGACGAAGCCTTTAATTCAGATATCATTCACCTTGGTGGTGGAAATACATACTATTTCCTAAAGTATCTTCGCTCTAAGGGAATGCTTGCCGAGTTAAAAAGATTTGTCAAAAATGGGGGAGTTCTCACTGGTCTTAGTGCTGGTGGAATTCTAATGACGCCAACAATAGATACTGCCGGTTTCCCTGAATTTGATTGTGATGATAATGAAGAAAACTTGAAAAACCTAAAGGCTCTTGGGTTGGTAAATTTTGAATTCTTTCCGCATTATAGAAATTCAAAACGCTATGATAAAGAATTGCTCGCTCATTCAACAAAAATTAAAAGACCATTATATGCTTGTCCAGACGGTAGTGGTATCAGTGTTAACGGAAAGAGTTTAAAATTTCATGGGAAGGTTTATTGTTTCTTTGAAGGAAAGAAGATTACTGTATCTCGTTAG
- a CDS encoding YbaN family protein encodes MTISRKTKKLIFLTLGFVSIILGFIGLFLPILPTTPFLILAAYLFSQSSKRMHNWLLEHRIFGPIINDWEKHGAISVKTKWIACTAIVIFFSYTLIFVNVNIYIKSIVALSGIVVMAFILSRPSR; translated from the coding sequence ATGACGATATCGAGAAAAACTAAGAAATTAATTTTTCTCACTCTCGGATTTGTTTCAATCATTCTAGGTTTTATTGGACTCTTTCTTCCCATATTACCAACTACACCATTTCTAATTCTTGCGGCTTACTTATTTTCTCAAAGTTCTAAGAGGATGCATAATTGGCTTCTCGAGCACAGAATTTTTGGGCCAATTATCAATGACTGGGAAAAGCATGGGGCCATAAGCGTAAAAACTAAATGGATTGCTTGCACTGCAATTGTGATTTTTTTTAGCTACACTCTAATTTTTGTAAATGTGAATATCTATATTAAATCGATTGTCGCATTATCTGGTATTGTAGTAATGGCGTTTATTCTTTCCAGACCTTCTCGCTAA
- the cmoB gene encoding tRNA 5-methoxyuridine(34)/uridine 5-oxyacetic acid(34) synthase CmoB — MELSYLEKYQPHVDIESLRKILDERNSWTGHKAGEKYSPIQEKISQLNSIATQVEVDDYVHLVTNKSESLLIEEIAKDLIPWRKGPFKVDDLAIDSEWRSNLKWKRIQDSIGSLKDQVVLDIGCNNGYYMFQMLKDQPELVLGIDPVIHNKFQFEFINKIANKGNLKFELFGIEELPYFRSMFDTIFSMGIIYHHRHPLEQLMEMREALKSEGHLILETIGIPGEESICLFPEDRYSKMRNVWFLPTLSCLKNWLNRTGFTNIEVLSESLTTTEEQSTTPWCPPPFQSLEEFLDPNDKTKTVEGHPAPVRFCVKAQKKPSPIKRFD; from the coding sequence ATGGAACTTTCATATCTTGAAAAATATCAACCTCATGTTGATATTGAAAGTTTAAGAAAAATTCTAGATGAAAGAAATAGCTGGACTGGCCACAAGGCCGGTGAAAAGTACTCTCCTATCCAAGAGAAAATTTCACAACTTAATTCTATCGCAACTCAGGTTGAAGTTGATGACTATGTTCACCTCGTTACCAATAAATCAGAGTCACTACTAATTGAAGAAATTGCAAAAGACCTTATTCCATGGAGAAAGGGTCCATTCAAAGTAGATGACCTTGCTATCGACTCTGAATGGCGTTCTAATTTAAAATGGAAGAGAATTCAGGATTCAATTGGTAGCTTAAAAGATCAAGTCGTTTTAGATATTGGCTGTAACAACGGCTACTACATGTTTCAGATGCTTAAAGATCAGCCAGAACTTGTTCTAGGGATAGATCCAGTTATTCACAATAAGTTTCAATTTGAATTTATTAATAAGATAGCAAACAAAGGTAATTTAAAGTTCGAACTCTTCGGTATTGAAGAGCTCCCATATTTCAGATCAATGTTTGATACAATTTTTTCAATGGGAATCATTTATCACCATCGTCACCCTCTTGAACAACTAATGGAAATGAGAGAGGCGTTAAAGTCGGAAGGTCACCTTATTCTTGAAACAATTGGAATTCCAGGAGAAGAAAGTATTTGTCTCTTCCCTGAAGATCGTTACTCAAAAATGAGAAATGTATGGTTTTTACCAACCCTTTCTTGCTTGAAAAACTGGCTTAACCGCACAGGCTTTACAAATATTGAAGTACTCTCGGAATCTTTAACAACGACTGAAGAGCAAAGTACCACACCTTGGTGCCCTCCACCATTTCAATCTCTTGAAGAGTTCCTTGATCCTAATGATAAGACAAAGACAGTCGAGGGTCATCCTGCTCCTGTAAGATTCTGTGTAAAAGCTCAGAAGAAACCATCTCCTATTAAAAGGTTTGACTAA
- the cmoA gene encoding carboxy-S-adenosyl-L-methionine synthase CmoA gives MRDEVFKKHRDEISKFEFNDDVAQVFDDMVERSIPNYHEIHKIIADLCRRAYLGGNIYDLGCSTGSTLQIIAQAFKKMEKDRPAMFGVDNSVAMIDKARKKLDSFGLKDINLSNGDIETFPMENAGMVIMNYTLQFLEPSSRPEILKNIFDSLNPGGVFVLAEKIICHDDQIDKLLIDLYYDFKRRNGYSEMEISQKRDALENVLRPITPTDQIQMMKEAGFKKTEMIFRWYNFCCYLGIK, from the coding sequence ATGCGTGATGAAGTATTTAAAAAACATAGAGACGAAATAAGTAAGTTCGAGTTTAACGATGATGTCGCTCAAGTATTTGACGATATGGTGGAACGTTCGATTCCTAATTACCATGAGATACACAAGATTATAGCTGACCTATGCCGTAGGGCTTATCTGGGTGGGAATATTTATGACCTCGGATGTTCTACAGGATCAACCCTGCAAATTATTGCACAAGCATTTAAGAAAATGGAAAAAGATCGTCCTGCGATGTTTGGTGTTGATAACTCAGTGGCAATGATTGATAAAGCAAGAAAGAAACTTGATTCATTTGGTTTAAAAGATATTAATCTTTCAAATGGCGATATTGAAACATTCCCTATGGAGAATGCTGGTATGGTTATTATGAATTATACCTTACAGTTTCTTGAGCCCTCTTCACGACCAGAGATTTTGAAAAATATCTTCGACTCTCTTAACCCGGGTGGTGTTTTTGTTCTTGCGGAGAAAATCATCTGCCATGACGACCAAATTGATAAGTTACTTATTGACCTCTACTATGACTTCAAAAGAAGAAATGGCTACAGTGAAATGGAGATCTCTCAAAAAAGAGATGCCCTCGAAAATGTTTTAAGACCTATTACGCCAACAGATCAAATTCAAATGATGAAAGAAGCTGGTTTTAAAAAGACAGAAATGATTTTTAGATGGTATAATTTCTGCTGTTACCTCGGAATAAAGTAA
- a CDS encoding response regulator transcription factor: MSFSEKEIWILEDDKGCQFVYEQTLDHRYKTRYFSKIADFQAALEATTEDPALLIADLMLDDGNFMTYLNSGKDPRLMVIPFIIVSSIDDIDALRYCFMEGAIDYLTKPFKKNELIVKIENIFSGAKKSSVSTHVGGQKSVLLDGREIGNLTSKQKQLLGLFLDNPDRVVTRDDILDNVWGDTNVHPKTVDVHLYNLRRKLHDMGYIIRSEGGGKWSLISDTI; this comes from the coding sequence ATGAGTTTTTCAGAAAAAGAAATTTGGATTTTAGAAGATGATAAAGGTTGTCAGTTTGTCTATGAGCAAACACTCGATCATCGTTATAAGACGAGATACTTTAGTAAGATAGCTGATTTTCAAGCTGCCCTTGAAGCAACAACTGAAGACCCTGCTCTTCTCATTGCGGACCTAATGCTCGACGATGGAAATTTTATGACTTACCTAAACTCTGGTAAGGATCCACGTCTTATGGTAATTCCATTTATAATTGTATCTTCAATTGATGATATTGATGCTCTTAGATATTGTTTTATGGAAGGAGCAATTGATTACCTAACTAAACCTTTTAAGAAAAACGAACTCATCGTTAAAATTGAAAATATCTTTTCAGGAGCAAAGAAGAGTAGTGTCTCCACACATGTAGGTGGTCAGAAATCAGTTTTACTTGACGGAAGAGAAATTGGAAATCTTACGAGTAAGCAAAAGCAACTATTGGGATTATTTCTTGATAATCCTGATAGAGTTGTTACAAGAGATGATATCCTTGATAATGTTTGGGGCGATACAAATGTTCACCCAAAGACGGTTGATGTACACCTTTATAATTTAAGAAGAAAACTTCATGATATGGGGTATATCATTCGCTCTGAAGGAGGAGGTAAGTGGTCGCTTATCTCTGATACTATCTAG
- the acnA gene encoding aconitate hydratase AcnA, translating to MSKFKKSLNVGQKSYSYFSLNEAKAAGLGNIDKLPRSLKVLLENLLRHENGTTVTWDDVKAINEWAETRKSNHEIAYNPARVVLQDFTGVPAVVDLAAMRDAMVSLGGDPQKINPLVPVDLVIDHSVMVEHFGNKDAFEKNVEIEYERNAERYNFLKWGQKSFKNFRAVPPGTGIIHQVNLEYLADVVWTNEVNGELFAYPDTCVGTDSHTTMINGLSVLGWGVGGIEAEAAMLGQPVTMLIPEVVGFKLTGELKEGITATDLVLNVVEALRKHGVVDKFVEFFGPGLKVLSLADRATLANMAPEYGATCGFFPIDEKTTEYLRLTGRKEETIALVEAYAKEQGLWLSTEDADPVFSSIVELDMSTVEPCVSGPKRPQDKVQLRNAKSSFKEALTKTFGYSEDALRFEYEVEGKDFKMKNGNVVVAAITSCTNTSNPSVLMAAGLIAKKAVEKGLQTKPWVKTSLAPGSKVVTDYLMASGLQTYLDQLGFNLVGYGCTTCIGNTGPLPPAVSKSINANNLCATSVLSGNRNFEGRISPDVKANYLASPPLVVAYAIAGTMDFDMNKESLGKDKDGNDVFMKDIWPSNDEIQKVVAQFISGKMYETRYANVFEGDEKWKAVNAPDGETYKWDKDSTYIAHPTFFENIKDGLVESFEVKNASILALLGDSVTTDHISPAGNIKIDSPAGKWLTERGVAKQDFNSYGSRRGNHNIMMRGTFANIRIKNEMIPGVEGGYTKHIPSGQQMSIYDAAMKYKEEGTPLVIIGGKEYGTGSSRDWAAKGTNLQGVKAVITESFERIHRSNLIGMGVMPLQFLNGVTRKTLNLDGSEKISLTPIGSELAPKMQFELTITRADKTTEVVRVISRVDTVDELNYFKNGGILQYVLRNLNNSH from the coding sequence ATGAGTAAATTTAAGAAGTCCTTAAATGTGGGCCAAAAGTCTTATTCTTATTTTTCTTTAAACGAGGCAAAAGCCGCAGGACTTGGTAACATCGATAAACTTCCAAGATCATTAAAAGTACTTTTAGAAAATTTATTAAGGCATGAGAACGGAACGACTGTTACCTGGGATGACGTAAAGGCCATCAATGAATGGGCCGAAACTAGAAAATCTAATCATGAAATTGCTTATAACCCTGCTCGCGTTGTTCTTCAAGACTTCACGGGTGTTCCTGCAGTTGTTGATCTAGCTGCGATGAGAGACGCAATGGTATCTCTTGGAGGAGATCCGCAAAAAATTAATCCTCTCGTTCCTGTTGATTTAGTTATTGATCACTCTGTGATGGTTGAACATTTTGGAAATAAAGATGCTTTTGAAAAAAATGTTGAAATTGAATATGAAAGAAATGCTGAAAGATATAATTTTTTAAAGTGGGGACAGAAGTCTTTTAAAAATTTTCGTGCAGTTCCTCCTGGAACTGGAATTATTCATCAAGTAAATCTTGAGTATCTTGCCGATGTCGTTTGGACAAATGAAGTTAATGGTGAATTATTTGCTTACCCTGATACTTGTGTTGGAACAGATTCACATACGACAATGATTAATGGACTCTCTGTTCTTGGTTGGGGTGTTGGTGGAATTGAAGCTGAAGCTGCAATGCTTGGACAGCCTGTAACGATGCTTATTCCTGAAGTTGTAGGTTTTAAATTAACTGGAGAACTTAAAGAGGGGATTACGGCAACAGACCTTGTGTTGAATGTTGTTGAAGCGCTTCGTAAGCATGGTGTAGTAGATAAGTTTGTTGAATTCTTTGGGCCAGGACTCAAAGTACTATCTCTTGCTGATAGAGCAACTCTTGCAAATATGGCCCCTGAGTATGGTGCCACTTGTGGTTTTTTTCCTATCGATGAGAAGACGACAGAGTACTTGAGACTAACAGGAAGAAAAGAAGAAACAATAGCTCTCGTTGAAGCTTACGCGAAAGAGCAAGGTCTTTGGCTCTCAACAGAAGACGCAGATCCTGTATTTTCATCAATTGTAGAACTTGATATGTCGACTGTTGAACCTTGTGTTTCAGGACCTAAGAGACCTCAAGATAAAGTACAGTTAAGAAATGCAAAATCTTCATTTAAGGAAGCTCTGACTAAGACTTTTGGCTATAGTGAAGATGCCCTTCGTTTTGAATATGAAGTTGAAGGTAAAGACTTCAAGATGAAAAATGGTAATGTTGTTGTTGCTGCAATCACATCTTGTACCAATACTTCAAACCCTTCAGTCCTTATGGCCGCTGGTCTTATTGCAAAGAAAGCAGTGGAAAAAGGATTACAGACTAAACCGTGGGTAAAAACTTCGTTAGCTCCTGGGTCTAAAGTTGTTACTGATTACCTTATGGCATCTGGTCTGCAAACATATCTTGATCAGCTTGGATTTAACCTTGTTGGATATGGGTGTACAACATGTATTGGAAACACTGGACCATTACCTCCTGCTGTTTCCAAATCAATAAATGCTAATAATTTGTGTGCAACTTCAGTTCTATCTGGAAATAGAAACTTTGAAGGAAGGATTTCCCCAGATGTAAAAGCAAATTACCTGGCATCTCCTCCGCTTGTTGTTGCTTATGCAATTGCAGGAACGATGGACTTTGATATGAATAAGGAATCTCTAGGTAAAGATAAAGATGGTAATGATGTATTTATGAAAGATATCTGGCCATCAAATGATGAGATTCAAAAAGTTGTTGCGCAATTTATTTCAGGAAAAATGTACGAAACAAGATACGCCAATGTTTTTGAAGGTGATGAGAAATGGAAGGCGGTTAATGCTCCAGATGGAGAAACATATAAATGGGATAAAGATTCTACTTATATTGCTCACCCAACATTTTTTGAAAATATTAAAGACGGTTTAGTTGAAAGCTTTGAAGTAAAAAATGCTTCTATCCTTGCTCTTCTTGGTGACTCAGTAACTACTGACCATATTTCTCCTGCGGGTAATATTAAAATTGATTCCCCTGCTGGAAAGTGGTTGACAGAGAGGGGTGTTGCTAAGCAGGACTTTAACTCTTACGGATCACGTCGTGGAAATCATAATATTATGATGAGAGGAACATTTGCTAATATCAGAATTAAGAACGAAATGATTCCTGGTGTAGAAGGCGGGTACACAAAACATATACCTTCTGGGCAGCAGATGAGTATTTACGATGCGGCAATGAAGTACAAAGAAGAGGGAACTCCACTTGTTATCATTGGCGGTAAGGAATATGGAACTGGTTCTTCACGTGATTGGGCAGCGAAAGGGACAAATCTTCAAGGGGTAAAGGCCGTTATTACTGAATCATTTGAAAGAATTCACCGTTCAAACTTAATTGGTATGGGTGTGATGCCTCTTCAATTCTTAAATGGAGTAACTCGGAAAACATTAAATCTTGATGGGTCAGAGAAAATTTCTCTAACACCAATAGGTTCTGAACTAGCCCCTAAAATGCAATTTGAGTTGACTATTACTAGAGCAGACAAGACCACTGAAGTCGTACGAGTCATTTCACGCGTTGATACTGTTGATGAGCTGAACTACTTTAAAAATGGTGGTATTCTTCAGTATGTACTAAGAAATCTGAACAACTCACACTGA
- a CDS encoding Hpt domain-containing protein encodes MNIEIDEQCEILDELNKLSDFLVVLEKKYDLNLCIHIKRSLHNLKGTLQMVGFIKIGEFFHDIEDLFEKKVQDHVFLNLIIRYLGDAEKMISSSQDEISENFYNELVAFKNSPMPEKFTQQGLDLLKEIQDQQKFDPKTSRLDFGDRNMIYALVDDDSYNILKEEIIGDSNIYIQRYRTLSELFTATSQMTPEFIFIEGMTKSDINRFLFRKNINIDRTSLFFIVDNIDDEIISSIRKDRHTFYLQKGLRKIDVISKMVAAIEFMNYHNLMSSAINFEQKVFAYHEDIKTIMLAKGQQEDFFLFEKAFKESLKARSKILKTE; translated from the coding sequence ATGAATATTGAAATTGATGAGCAATGTGAAATTTTGGACGAACTCAATAAGCTTTCTGATTTCCTCGTGGTCTTAGAAAAGAAGTATGACCTAAACTTGTGCATTCACATTAAGAGATCTCTGCATAATTTGAAAGGGACTTTACAGATGGTCGGCTTCATAAAAATCGGAGAGTTCTTTCATGATATTGAAGATCTTTTTGAAAAGAAAGTTCAAGACCATGTTTTTTTAAACTTGATAATTCGCTATCTGGGTGATGCTGAAAAAATGATAAGTAGCTCACAGGATGAAATTTCTGAAAACTTCTATAACGAGCTTGTTGCTTTTAAAAATAGCCCTATGCCAGAAAAATTTACGCAGCAAGGTCTAGATTTACTTAAAGAAATACAAGACCAGCAGAAATTTGATCCAAAGACATCGAGGCTCGACTTTGGTGATAGAAATATGATTTATGCTCTTGTCGATGATGACTCTTATAATATTTTAAAAGAAGAAATTATCGGCGATTCAAATATCTATATTCAACGATATAGAACACTTTCTGAGTTGTTTACTGCTACGTCGCAAATGACGCCTGAATTTATTTTTATCGAAGGCATGACTAAATCTGACATTAACCGTTTTCTCTTTAGAAAGAATATCAATATTGATAGAACTAGCTTATTTTTTATCGTAGATAATATCGATGACGAAATTATTTCTTCAATCAGAAAAGATAGGCATACTTTTTATCTACAAAAAGGACTTCGTAAAATCGATGTGATTTCAAAGATGGTTGCAGCTATTGAGTTCATGAATTATCACAATCTGATGTCATCAGCGATTAACTTCGAGCAGAAAGTTTTTGCGTATCATGAAGATATAAAGACGATTATGTTGGCCAAAGGGCAGCAAGAAGATTTTTTCTTGTTTGAGAAGGCCTTTAAGGAAAGCTTAAAGGCCCGTAGTAAAATCTTAAAAACTGAGTGA
- a CDS encoding DUF4105 domain-containing protein, giving the protein MLKKLLVATLLIQPVFSMKIELKASKDVTNVATDFIVETLKPLPYKIKKVLSKKTLSVEFVDLNKGFKGLPDPCAASGFKYGNYKLGKIKLDKRLIQVIKDKNTDKEFDCKHGNFYQLTKASLLHEIAHAYDNKFLWVKRASNDKELRALGFWDTEAILNKNYNTFHKRSPDDYEYEKRKEFFAVNFEYFFLDKEFKCRRPTLYNYYSKELGATPFKNFECKTNDEINLTTDNGVMSVSVNKNKIKEVQFLFAAEGPQMMSKWGHSMFKLIVCKDEGDSLEECRKNSREHVVISFLAYVDDISIDAVKGVFGAYPSRMLVSDLGAIKRQYTRGEFRSLKALPIKFNETQRERFLNHLLRVYWEYAGRYYFFTNNCADEAFKLIQLAINEESVYKDDVVTPLGLYKYLNKTGLTDETILEDRKAATSNGYYYPSFGDSLNKVYSALKVNLSDIAWPENVEEYTKLHPLTRREIISDALALVTEKKEVFSLIGIEGHGQYLDGLKVITLMTDFKTIDSLGDDFKKMLEETVELKNVYLYGTTVKELGYGIPLEGDFSSDDTTLRDDSDKQRDEILARVREEIKRVNTTVFERYENALENMTLIKSKLKDL; this is encoded by the coding sequence GTGCTTAAAAAGCTATTAGTTGCCACATTACTAATTCAACCTGTTTTCTCAATGAAGATTGAGTTAAAGGCATCTAAAGACGTGACGAATGTTGCAACAGACTTTATTGTCGAAACTCTCAAACCACTTCCATATAAAATCAAAAAAGTATTAAGCAAGAAGACACTCTCGGTTGAGTTTGTTGATCTTAATAAGGGCTTTAAAGGCCTCCCAGATCCTTGTGCTGCAAGTGGATTTAAGTACGGTAACTACAAGCTTGGAAAGATTAAACTCGACAAGAGACTGATTCAGGTTATTAAAGACAAGAACACAGATAAAGAGTTTGATTGTAAGCACGGTAACTTCTATCAATTAACGAAGGCATCTCTTCTACATGAGATTGCTCACGCATACGACAATAAATTTCTATGGGTTAAGCGTGCATCTAATGACAAAGAATTAAGAGCTCTCGGTTTCTGGGATACTGAGGCAATTTTAAATAAAAACTACAATACTTTTCATAAACGCTCACCTGATGATTACGAGTATGAAAAGCGCAAGGAGTTCTTTGCTGTAAATTTTGAATACTTCTTCTTGGATAAAGAATTCAAGTGTCGTAGACCAACACTTTACAATTACTACTCAAAAGAGCTTGGAGCTACTCCATTTAAAAATTTTGAGTGTAAGACGAATGATGAAATAAATCTAACTACAGATAACGGTGTTATGTCTGTTTCAGTTAATAAAAATAAGATCAAAGAGGTTCAGTTCTTATTTGCAGCAGAGGGCCCACAAATGATGAGTAAGTGGGGACACTCAATGTTCAAACTAATCGTTTGTAAAGATGAGGGTGATAGTCTTGAAGAGTGTCGCAAGAACTCGAGAGAGCACGTTGTAATAAGCTTCCTTGCATACGTTGATGATATTTCAATTGATGCGGTAAAGGGAGTATTTGGAGCTTACCCATCGAGAATGTTAGTGTCAGACCTCGGTGCAATAAAGAGACAGTACACGCGTGGTGAATTTAGAAGTTTAAAAGCATTACCAATTAAATTTAACGAAACTCAAAGAGAGAGATTTTTAAATCATTTATTGAGAGTTTATTGGGAGTATGCAGGAAGATACTACTTCTTCACAAATAACTGTGCTGACGAAGCTTTCAAGTTAATTCAATTAGCAATTAATGAGGAGTCTGTTTACAAAGACGATGTTGTAACTCCACTGGGTCTATATAAATATCTTAATAAAACAGGCTTAACTGATGAGACGATTCTTGAGGATAGAAAAGCGGCAACTTCGAATGGCTACTACTATCCAAGCTTTGGGGACAGTTTAAACAAAGTTTACAGTGCTCTTAAAGTAAATCTTAGTGATATCGCATGGCCAGAAAATGTTGAAGAGTACACTAAACTTCACCCTCTAACGAGACGTGAGATTATTAGTGATGCTTTGGCCTTAGTTACAGAGAAGAAGGAAGTTTTCTCACTTATCGGAATCGAAGGACACGGCCAGTATCTTGATGGCTTAAAAGTTATAACATTGATGACTGATTTTAAGACTATCGATTCCCTTGGTGACGATTTTAAAAAGATGCTTGAGGAAACTGTGGAACTTAAAAACGTATATCTCTATGGAACCACAGTAAAAGAACTTGGGTATGGAATTCCACTAGAAGGAGATTTTTCTAGCGATGATACGACTCTTAGAGATGATAGTGATAAGCAAAGGGATGAAATCCTTGCAAGAGTAAGGGAAGAAATAAAAAGGGTGAACACAACAGTTTTTGAGCGATATGAAAATGCTCTAGAAAATATGACTTTAATTAAGAGTAAATTAAAAGATTTATAA
- a CDS encoding phosphatase domain-containing protein, which produces MKLKLLVTSLLTVFAFSKTILVTDIDDTIKAAHIRSTFGKINTAFRTKNVFLGMADLYSELKKENSLNIYYLTNAPEKLMGNSHRATLRNGRFPEGELLLRPSGVDSSEHKVIELEKLIQKESPNKVILIGDNGEHDVHFYQEIMDKHPSIKFHTFIRIAYDLDDEKANPTDSQIGFTTPFEIADALKSEGIFSDRALRELYVTHGPSFLADKKDESNGPLYLPEWQSCNGHSVRLENLHHLTIVNLVEDKINKNCSN; this is translated from the coding sequence ATGAAACTTAAATTATTAGTCACTTCACTACTCACTGTTTTTGCATTTTCCAAAACTATTCTTGTCACAGATATCGACGATACAATTAAGGCCGCACATATTAGAAGTACGTTCGGTAAAATTAATACCGCGTTTAGAACTAAGAATGTTTTCCTAGGAATGGCCGATCTCTATTCAGAACTAAAAAAAGAAAACTCACTAAATATCTACTACCTTACAAATGCTCCAGAAAAATTAATGGGTAATTCCCACCGAGCAACACTTAGGAACGGACGTTTTCCAGAAGGAGAACTTCTTCTAAGACCATCTGGTGTTGATTCATCAGAGCATAAAGTAATTGAACTAGAAAAACTAATACAAAAAGAGTCTCCTAACAAAGTGATTCTCATTGGTGATAACGGAGAGCACGACGTGCACTTCTATCAAGAGATAATGGATAAACATCCAAGTATTAAGTTTCATACTTTTATCAGAATCGCTTATGATCTTGATGATGAGAAGGCGAATCCGACAGACTCACAAATTGGCTTTACAACTCCATTTGAGATTGCAGATGCTTTAAAGTCAGAAGGGATTTTTTCTGATCGTGCATTAAGAGAACTTTATGTTACTCATGGCCCGAGCTTTCTTGCGGATAAAAAAGATGAATCAAATGGACCTTTATATCTTCCAGAGTGGCAAAGCTGTAATGGACATAGCGTAAGACTTGAAAATCTTCACCACTTAACTATTGTTAACCTTGTAGAAGATAAAATTAACAAAAACTGTTCAAACTAG